Below is a genomic region from Flammeovirgaceae bacterium SG7u.111.
TTGCCATGATAGTGGAAGGCTTGACCAAAATCTCGACCAAGGCAACCAAGGGCAAATCCCTGCAAGCGGAAAACTTTCAGCGCTTATTGCTCACCATCTCGGAAGATGTGCGGGTGGTACTGATAAAAATTGCGGATAGGTTGCATAACATGCGAACGCTGGATAGCCTTCCTGACCATAAGAAACTGAAGATCAAGTCGGAAACTGAATACATCTATGCTCCTTTGGCTCACAGGCTAGGTTTGTATGCCATCAAATCGGAACTAGAAGACCTCTGCCTCAAATACTCGGACAGGGATGCTTATTTCAGTATTCTGAGGAACATAGAAGAATCGAAGGCGGCACGTAGTAGGTTTGCCAAACGGTTTATCCGACCTATAGAAACTGAGCTAAAGACACAAGGATATCCTTTCACCATCAAAGATAGGCTCAAATCGGTATATTCAATTTACCGAAAAATGCGCACACAAAACATTGATTTTGATGGTGTGTATGACCTTTTTGCTATCCGAATTATTGCAGATGTCCCTTTTGAAAATGAGAAAGCCGCCTGCTGGAAAATCTACTCCATCGTCACTGATTTTTACACACCCAATGTTAACCGCCTGAGAGACTGGATAAGTACTCCAAAGATAAATGCCTACGAATCGCTCCACACTACGGTGATGAGCACCACGGGGCAATGGGTAGAAGTCCAGATCCGAACCAAGCGGATGGATGAGATTGCCGAAAAGGGCTACGCTGCTCACTGGAAATACAAAAATGGAGCAGTAAAGTCCAAATCAGAACAAGGAATAGAAGTATGGTTGCAAGAAGTGAGAGATATGCTGGAAAGGCATAAAACCTCTACAGGTGAGGAATTTGTAGAAGATTTTAAATCTAATCTTTATGCTGAAGAAGTATTTGCCTTCACCCCAAAAGGCGATATGAAAACCTTTCCTCGGGGCGCAACCGTTCTCGACTTCGCTTTTGATATCCACACCGAAGTGGGCGCCAAATGCCTTGCAGCGAAGATCAACGGAAAGCTTGTCCCCTTCAACTACGAAATACGAAATGGTGACCAAATAGAAATTGTCACCTCCAATAAATTTAAGGTAAATGAAGGTTGGCTCAAGTTTGTACAGACTTCGCGCGCTAGGTCCAAGATAAAAGACTACCTAAAGGAGGAAAAGAAACGCTACCA
It encodes:
- a CDS encoding RelA/SpoT family protein is translated as MYIDEEKEKETILKLYRKLLRKAKPFLKGDDAKQIKKAFRFAEEAHKDMRRRSGEPYIYHPIEVALIAVEEIGLGTTAIIAALLHDVVEDTGYEISDIEERFGKKIAMIVEGLTKISTKATKGKSLQAENFQRLLLTISEDVRVVLIKIADRLHNMRTLDSLPDHKKLKIKSETEYIYAPLAHRLGLYAIKSELEDLCLKYSDRDAYFSILRNIEESKAARSRFAKRFIRPIETELKTQGYPFTIKDRLKSVYSIYRKMRTQNIDFDGVYDLFAIRIIADVPFENEKAACWKIYSIVTDFYTPNVNRLRDWISTPKINAYESLHTTVMSTTGQWVEVQIRTKRMDEIAEKGYAAHWKYKNGAVKSKSEQGIEVWLQEVRDMLERHKTSTGEEFVEDFKSNLYAEEVFAFTPKGDMKTFPRGATVLDFAFDIHTEVGAKCLAAKINGKLVPFNYEIRNGDQIEIVTSNKFKVNEGWLKFVQTSRARSKIKDYLKEEKKRYQRDGKDIVKRKLRHLKLPYNEITLRRLAEYFGEKLESDLFYKIGKEVIKHTEIKGFKDYKSKDEIKPEVNGKNSDEHNGTPAPEKKRDKLTEIVVGEMGELDYNYAKCCNPIPGDEIFGFLTINKGITIHRKSCPNSVSLMANYGYRIIRARWGGSSGPVEEEGFEVSISVEGTDRVGLVSDVTMIISSQMKVNITGINISTKNNLFKGNIELMVHSKSEFEKLLKKLEKIEGVYSVIRVEEPV